The genomic segment ACCGCCTCGTCGAGTCGCATCAGGCACGAGGCAAGATCACGCTCATCCCCTGAGAGACGGGGAAGCCTGCGCGTCTGCTCTACGCTGGAGGGCATGACTGAACTTCGCTGGGGAATTCTCGCTACGGGCGGCATCGCTCACGCCTTCGCGTCCGATCTGCGCACTGCCGGCCTCGACCTGGTCGCCGTCGGCTCGCGCTCCCAGGAGTCCGCCGACGCGTTCGCTGCGGAGTTCGAGATCCCGCGCGCACACGCATCCTACGAAGCGCTCGCCGCCGACCCCGACGTCGACATCATCTACGTCTCGACTCCGCACCCCATGCACCACGCAGGGGCCAAGCTCGCCCTTGAGAACGGCAAGCACGTCCTCGTCGAGAAGGCGTTCACCGTCAACCGCGCAGAGGCCGAGGAACTCCGACAGCTGGCCGCCGACCGCGGCCTTCTCGTCATGGAGGCGATGTGGACCCGGTACCTCCCGCATATGGTGCGCATCCGCGAGATCATCGCGGAGGGCACGCTGGGCGAGATCCGCGTGGTCACCGCCGACCACACCCAGAAGATCAGCGACGACCCCGCGCACCGGCTCAATGCCCTCGAGCTCGGCGGCGGCGCGCTGCTGGACCTCGGCATCTACCCGATCTCGTTCATCTGGGACGTGCTCGGAGCCCCCGAGACCGTCACCGCGTCCGCCCGCCTGGCCGACACGGGCGCCGACGCCGAGGTCGCCACGATCATGACCCACGCCGGTGGCGCCGTCTCGACGAGCGTGTCCTCGTCGCGGGCCGCCGGTCCCAACGCCGCCGCCGTCATCGGCACGGACGCGCGGATCGAGATCGACCGGGTCTGGTACGCGCCCACATCCTTCCGTGTCGTCGCACCGAACGGCGACGTGCTCGAGAGCTACGAGTCCGACATCGACGGACGCGGCATGCAGTACCAGGCGCTCGCGGCCGAGCGGCTCGTGCGCGACGGCATCCTGGAGGGCGACATCCTCCCCATCGCCGAGAGCGTCGCGATCATGGGCACCCTCGATGAGATCCGGGCGCAGATCGGCGTCCGCTACCCGAGCGAGGAGGGCCTCGATGCCTGACCCCCAGGACCCACGCGTCGCGGTCTATCTCGACTTCGACAACATCGTCATCTCCTGGTACGACCGCGTCCACGGCCGCAACGCCTATAGCAAGGACCGCCAGCGGATCGCGGACGACCCCCACGACCCCGAGGTCTCCGCGCGTCTCAAGGACGCGATGATCGAGGTCGGAGCCATCATCGACTACGCGGCGTCCTTCGGAACGCTCGTGCTGACGAGGGCGTACGCCGACTGGTCGTCCCCGGTCAACGCCGAGTACCGTTCGCAGCTCGTCGCGCGCGCCGTCGACCTCGTGCAGTTGTTCCCCGCAGCGGCATATGCGAAGAACGGTGCCGACATCCGGCTCGCAGTGGATGCCGTGGAGGACATGTTCCGCCTCTCCGACCTCACGCACGTGGTGCTCGTCGCCGGCGACAGCGACTACGTCCCGCTGGCGCAGCGGTGCAAGCGGCTCGGTCGCTACGTCATCGGCGTCGGGGTCGCCGGGTCGACGGCGAAGTCCCTCGCCGCCGCCTGCGACGAGTTCGAGTCCTACGACTCACTGCCCGGTGTCGCACGACCCGTCTCCAAGAAGGTCGCGCCGGCACCGTCGGCGGAGCCCGAGGAGGACGCGCCGGTCAAGACGAGGGCGGCAAGTCGCAGTCGCGCGAAGAAGGCCCCCAAGTCGGCGGACGTCGACACCGCACAGCCCACCGAGCAGGACGAGGCCACCGCACTGCTGCAGCGCGCGCTGCGCCTCGGTCATGACAAGGCGGACGCCGACGAGTGGCTGCACAGCTCGGCGGTGAAGACGCACATGCGGCGCATGGACCCGTCCTTCAGCGAGAAGGCCCTCGGCTACCGCTCGTTCTCGGATTTCCTGAAGTCGCGCGAGCAGATCGCCGAGCTCGAGGAGACCGGCCACGAGCGTCTCGTCAGGTTGCGCGAGAGCTGACCTTCTCACCACGGACGGCACGCAGCGCCGGCTCCAGCTCCGGGTGCGCGAATCGGTAGCCGGCGTCGAGGAGCACCTGCGGGGCGACCCAACGGCTCTTGAGGAGCAGCTCGGGTTCCACCCGCAGCACCCACATCGCCGGTTCCAGCATGAATCGCCATGCCGGCATCCCGATCGGCATCCCCACGACGCGACGAAGTGTGGCCATCAGCGTGCGGTTGTCCGTCTGCGTCGGTGCCGACATGTTGACGGCCCCGTGGATGGACGGTGTGTCCCTGATGAACCGAATCGCACCGACGAAGTCGTCGACGTGGATCCAGCTGAACTTCTGCCGCCCCTTGGATCGCACCCACATCGGCTGGTGCGGTTCGGTGGGATGAGGGCCGATGCCGCGGTAGCGACGGTGCGGGAACCACCATCCGTCGAACTGCGGGCCGCCGAGCCCGAAGCGGGCGAGACGGAAGAACACGCGCGTGGCCGGTCCGTCACCGAGCACGATGGTGGTGCGCAGGGCGACGCGGCGAGTGGCAGGAAGGTCCGCACGGAACAGCTCCGCCTCCCACGTCCGTGCGACGTCGGGAGAGAAACCGGTGTCCACTGCCTCGTCGGCCTCCGTCTGGGGGCGATCGAGCGCGTACCGGTAGACGGTCGCACTGCTCGCGTTCATCCACACGGCCGGCGGTCGGGCGGACTGCGCGATGGCGTCGCTGAGAGCCCTCGTCGTATCGACGCGCGATCGGAGGATCTCGTCGCGGTTGGCCGTGGTGTACCGGCAGTCGACGCTCTTGCCGGCGAGGCCGACGACGAGGTCCGCGCCGTCCACGACGCGGAGCACCGAGGCGGGATCATCCCACCGCGCGTCGGGTCCCGTGCGTCCGATCACACGGACGTCGTATCCCTCGGCCTCCAGCGCCTTCTTCAGGGAGGTGCCGAGGAACCCGGTACCGCCCCCGATGACCGCGAGCCTGCTGGGGGCGGACATCAGCCTTCCTCCCTCTTGCGCTTGGCGATCTCCTCGCGCAGCCGCCATTCCTCGATCTCACGGTCGAGGTCCGCGATCTGCTGCTCGGTCGTCCGCGTGTCCGTCGGTGCTGCGCGCTGCGGAGCGGTCGGTGTCGCCCTCGAGGGACGGCCGGATCCGCGTGCCATCCTCGGCATCGTCACACCGCCGGCGTACTCGCGACCGAGAGCGAACCACAGGATGCCGCCGATGAGCGGGAGCAGGACGACGAGGATCACCCAGACCAGCTTCGGGAGGTGCTTCACCTGCGAGTCATCGCGCCGGATGATGTCCACGAGGGCTCCGATCATCAGAGCGAGGACGATGAGCGAGAGGAACGGCATGCCCTCAGCGTAGACGAGGGATGGTTTGATGAGCAGGTGTCGTTTCTTCATCCTCCAGCCCCTATACTCTTGACCGGCCGGCTGGTCGAGCTGCGCCCCCTGGACCGCGCACACCTCGACGGGCTCGTCGAGGCCGTGAGCGAAGGCGACCTCTGGCAGACCGCCTGGTACACGTCGGTCCCCGCACCGGACGGCGTCGCGGACGAGATCGAGCGTCGCCTCGCCCTGCAGGAAAAGGGCGAGATGGTGCCGTTCACGGCCGTCGATCACGCGGGCCGCATTCTCGGCATGACGTCCTTCTACGATCTCGACGACACGGTGCCCCGGCTGCACATCGGCTACACATGGAACCGACCGTCCGCCCACGGGACCGGCACCAACGCCGAATCCAAGCTGCTGCTGATGACGCACGCGTTCGAGACCCTCGGAGTCTTCCGTGTCGGTCTGACGACCCAGTGGGTGAACCTGCAGTCACGCGCCGCGATCGAGCGGCTTGGCGCGAAGCAGGACGGCGTGATGCGCGCCATGTCGCGCTATCGCAACGGCGCGCTGCGCGACTCCGTCGAGTACTCCGTGATCGAGCCGGAGTGGCCCGCCGTGAAGGCCACCCTGCAGGCGCGCCTCGCGCGGCACTCCTGACGTGTAGCGTTTCCCGCGCGATCCCGAAAGCCCCTCCGGATGCCGCGGCGCCGCGGTTATCGTTCCGGGATGGACACGCAACTGACCGCACTCATGATCAACTGCACCCTCAAGCCGTCTCCGGCAGAATCCAGTTCGGATGTGCTGGGTCGTCAGATCCTCTCGGCATTGGCCGGTCACGGCGTCGGCGTGGACAGCATCCGCGCCGTCGACCATGACATCCGCCCTGGCGTGGAGACCGACATGGGTGACGGCGACGAGTGGCCGGCGCTTCGCGAACGCGTGCTGGACGCTGACATCATCGTCTTCATGACCCCGACATGGCTCGGACAGCACTCCAGTGTCGCCCAGCGCGTCCTGGAGCGACTGGATGCCGAGCTCAGCGAGACCGACGACGAGGGCCGCCCGATCCTGTTCGACAAGGTCGCCATCGCCGGAGTGGTCGGCAATGAGGATGGCGCGCACCACATCACCGGCATCCTCTACCAGTCACTGAGCGACGTCGGCTTCACGATTCCTGCGCAGGGCTGCGTGTACTGGAACGGCGAAGCGATGCAGGGCACCGATTACAAGGACCTGCCACGCACTCCCGATACGGTCGCGCAGACCACGAGCACCGCAGCGGCGAACGCTGTTCACCTCGCGGAGCTGCTCCACGAACGGCGGTACCCGTCTTCCTGACCGGGAGGCAGGTCAGGGAAGCCGGTGCCCGGCGGCGAGGAAGAGCTCGTACCACTCCGGGCGCGTGAGCTCGACGTCGGCGCCGGCCGCGGCGTCGCGCACGCGCTCGGGAGTCGTCGTTCCGAGGACCACCTGCATCTTCGCCGGATGCCGCGTGATCCACGCCGTCGCGATGGCGATCGGGGGGACGTCGTACTTCTCCGCCAGGCGGTCGATCACCGCGTTGAGCTCGGGGTAGTCGGGATTGCCGAGGAAGACTCCGTTGAAGAACCCTGCCTGGAACGGCGACCATGCCTGGACGGTGATGCCGTTGATCCGGCAGTAGTCGACGATCCCGCCGCCGTCGCGCTCGATGCTCTGCTGCTCGCCGGCCATGTTCATGGTGATCGGCTGCGCGATCATCGGGGCGTGCGTGATCGACAGCTGGAGCTGGTTGGCGACCAGCGGCTGCGTCACCGCGGTGCGGAGGAGATCGATCTGGCGCGGGGTGTGGTTGGAGACGCCGAAGGCCCGCACCTTCCCGGCTGCGGCGAGTTCGTCGAACGCTCTGGCGACCTCGTCGGGTTCGACCAGGGCGTCCGGCCGATGCAGGAGGAGCACGTCGATGTAGTCCGTGCGCAGCGCGCGCAGCGAACCCTCGACCTGGGTGATGATGTGCTCGTACGAGAAGTCGAACATCTTCCCGGGAACGATCCCGCACTTCGTCTGCAGAGTGATCTCGGATCGCTCAGCACCGCTGAGGTTCAGTGCCTGGCCGAAGCGCTCCTCGCAGGCGTGCATGCGCCCGCCGTAGATGTCCGCGTGATCGAAGAAGTCGATGCCCGCGTCGCGAGCGGTCTGATACAGGTCGCGGATCTGCGCATCATCCTTGTCGATGATGCGCATCATTCCGGCGATGACAGCAGGGGCCTCGGCCGAGCCGAACGGTACGGAGCGCATGATCGGTCTCAGTTGGTCGCGGGGCCGCCATCCCAGTTGTTCGAGCGACGGGTGGCACCCCCGCGGTCGGCGCGCATGATCCAGGCCATCGAGAGGCAGAAGAGGGCGAGGCCCGCGCAGAAGAGCAGCGCTTCGAAACCGACGATGTCGTGCGAGATGCCCATCACCCACATTCCGCCGATGAACAAGACCAAGAAGATGATGAAGCTGAGAATCACGGCTGCCTCCTGTTGTGAATGCTCTGTCCAGGATAGTCGGACGCCCCGACTGTCCGTGCCGCTTCAGCTCCGCAGCGGAACCCGCACGTCGCCGCCCGCTTCCTCCGACAGGCGCTCCCCCATCTGTACGACGGTCGGGTCGCCGACGAACCCTCCGGCGAACAGCGCCTGGCCCTGCGTGAAGTCCTTCGCCCGGCGGATGGATTCCTCCGGAGCGAATCCGAACACGGCCGCGAGCTCTGCGAGGTCCCGCGGCGCGTTGACCCTCATCAGGCCGAGGTTGTCGCACTGCGACAGCACGTTGGGATGGATCTTCGTCGGCCGTTGCGTGGAGAGGAACAGCCAGAGCCCGAACTTGCGCCCCTCCGCGGCGATCTGGATGAGTTGCGCTGTGAGCGCGCGCTCGACGGCCGTCGCCGGCTCCGGGGAGCAGAGGTTGTGCGCCTCGTCGATCACGATCAGGATCGGGCGGCGCTCCTCGCGCCTGGCCCAGAGCTGTTCGAGGACGGCCAGGGCGGCCACGCGCGGTTCGGCGGGGTGGTCGAATCCGCCGAGATCGAGCACCGTCGCGCGAGGACGCTCGGCGATGACATCCACCACGGAGGAGGACCCGCGCGACCACAGGTCCCACTCCAGCACCTGCAGGTTCTCCATGCGGTTGGCCAGCCGCGTGCGGACGGGGTCGCCGCTCGCGCGCAGCGCCCTGACCATCGAGGCCGCGTCGAACTGCGCAGCAGTGGCCGCGCCGTGACCGAACGCCTCCTCCTCCAGGTGCAGGAGGGCGTTGTATTCCTCGGCGTCCGCGATCGGGTCGATCTGCAGCACGGCGGCCTTGGCGGCGGGAGAGAGATCGACGTAGCGGGTGTGCAGGCCCTCCCCCTCAGAGTCGCCCGAACGGAAGACGCGCATGTCGAGTTCGCTCCAGCGCGCAGCATCCTCCGGCGCCGCCGTCGCCCGCGGCTCCCGCAATCGCACGAAGTCCGCGTTGGGGTCGAGGATGAGTATCGGCAGTTCCGTCTCGAGCAGCAACTGCTCCAGCACGACGCCGAGGGCGTAGGTCTTGCCGCTCCCGCTCTGACCGCACCAGAACGTATGCCGATTGAACTTTCGCGCGTCGAGTCGCGCGGGCGTTCCCGGTGCTTCGAGTACCTCGCCGACGGTCAGAGCTGTCATGGTGTCCTTTCGCTGTGGTTCCACATTGCCCTGTTCCTGCGCTCGGGCAAAGTCGCGCGGCGCGACACGAAGAGATGCGACACAGGGCAAAGCGACGGACCGCGACACCCGTCATGATGATGGCATGACGATCTTCCCCGCCACGGTGTCATTCGAGAACTTCGCCCGCATCGAGAGCGAACGCATGTTCGCCGGCATCGCCGCCGCGGCAGGTTCGTCCAACGTGTGGAACCACTTCCGCGTCCCGACCCCCGTCGATGCGCAGACGGTGATCCGCATGAACCGCGACACTCTGTACAGCGCAGCGATCATCGACGTCTCCGAGGGCGCGACCATCACGCTGCCTGAGGCAGCGGGTCGATACATCTCGATCATGCTGGTCAACCAGGATCACTTCATCAACCGCGTGCTGCACGACGCCGGGACCTATGAGCTCACGGCCGCAGACCTCGGGAGCGATTTCGTGTGCGCGGCCGCGCGCATCCTCGTCGACCCGGAGGATCCGGCGGACGTCGCAGAGGTGAATCGTCTGCAGGACCTGCTCGCGCTCACCTCGGTCCGCGGACAGCAGTTCGCTCCCGCGCCATACGATCCCGATTCGTTCACCCAGACGCGCGCGGCGCTGTTGGTGCTCGCCAAGGGTCTGAGCGGACTGGCGCGGTGCTTCGGCCGTCGCGAGGACGTCGATCCCATCCGTCATCTGCTGGGTTCCGCCTCCGCGTGGGGCGGACTGCCCGAGTCGGAGGCCTCCTACATCAACGTCGAGCCCGGGCTCCCTGTCGGGGAGTACACGCTCTCCGTGGGCGAGGTCCCCGTGGACGGTTTCTGGTCCGTGTCGCTGTACAACGCGGAAGGATACTTCGAGCCCAACGATCTCGGCGCGTACAGCGTCAACAGCGTCACCGGCATCCCCGATGAGGACGGCTCGATCAGCATCCGCTTCGGCGGCGACCCTGCGGCGCCCAACCACCTGCCACTGACGGAGGGGTGGAACTACCTCGTGCGCCTGTACCGCCCACGCCCGGAGGTTCTCGACGGAACGTGGTCATTCCCCACGATCTCGGGTCGATGAGGTCTCGCCGTCGCCGACGGGCGGTCGTGCAGGCTCCTGTCGGTCTAATCTGTGGACATGCCCTCTCGTTTCTCTCTGACTCGCGCCATGACGACGGAGGAAGGCGTCTACGGTCTGATCCTCGTCTCCGGCCTCATCGCGGCGTCCGGAAGCGCGGGGGCGCCGGCATGGAAGACGCTCGTCTTCACGGCGGTGACGGTCCTCGTGTTCTGGATCGCGCACGTGTACGCGGGGGCTGTCGCGATGCACGGTTCGCCGTCCGCCGCAGGAACGCCGGTGTCGATACGCGAGGCCACGCGCTCTGCTGTGCGGAAGTCCCGCGGCCTGCTCGCCGCGACGCTCGCGCCTGCGGCGGCGCTGATGTTCGGCGCCGTCGGGCTCATCGGCGATGTCGCTGCGACGTGGACGGCGATGTGGGTGTGCGTGTCCGTTCTCGCGGTGCTGGGATACGTCGCATACCGCCGCAAAGGCGCTCCGATGTGGGTGCGTCTGATCGGCGCGGTGTCGACCGCCTCGTTCGGTATCGTCATCATCATCGCGAAGGCCATCGTCACGCACTGACGGCACGTTCTCAGACGGACGTCACGGACGGATGCTGACGAGCAGACGCTCCAGCGCGGCGTGTGCCTGGCGCCTCGCCGCGGCAGGGTCGGAGTGCTGAGCGATCCAGAGGGCTGCTTCGTTCATCGCACCGGAGAGCAGCACCGCTGTCGCCTCGAGCCGATCGCTGGCGATGCCGATACTGCGCAGCGCGTCGCGCAGATGTGCGGCCGAGTTCTCCGCATCCAGACGCCGCCATTCCTCCCACCCGATGACTGATGGCGCATCGGTGAGCAGGATCTGCACCGCCGGGCCGGTCGTGATCGCATCGAGGAACGCGCGTGACCCCGCCTGCAGTCGTTCCAGGGCATCCTCACCGGCGGCCTCAGCAGCGCGCGTGACAGCCTCAGCGACGTCGAGCTGGAGCTTCGTGGCAACAGCCAGGAACAGACCCGCCTTGTTGTCGTAGTGATGGTAGACGGCTCCGCGTGTGACGCCGGTCGCCCGCGCCACATCATCCACCGACACGGCGCCGAAGCCGCGAGAGGCGAACAGGCCGGTCGCCGTCGAGAGAAGCTGCTGGGCGGTGATGGCGGCGGCGGCGGCCGAGGCGCGAGGCATCATGCTTCCTTTACGTACACAGTGTATGTATTCTGAGCTTTACATACACATTGTACGTATAAGGAGAGAGAAATGACCGCCACCGGCTTCTACCCCGTTCTCATGTCCGACGACGTTGCTGCCGCATCCTCGTTCTACCGCGAAGCACTCGGATTCGCCGTCGTGTTCGAGTCCGATTGGTACGTGAGCCTGCGCCTCGGCGCGTTCGAGTTGGCGATCCTCGACCACCGCCACATGACCGTCCCCGAGGGCTATCGGACCACTCCGCGAGGCGTCATCGTCAACCTCGAGGTCGACGATGTGGATGTCGTGCACCATCACCTCACCCAGGAGATCGGACTGGACCCACTCCTCAGCATCCGCGACGAGGCGTTCGGCCAGCGCCACTTCATCGTGGCCGCTCCGGACGGCGTCCTGCTCGATGTCATCCAACCGATCCCGCCGTCAGAGGCGTACGCGGCAGCGTACGCCGAGGCATGAGAACCGACCCGCGGCGTAGGGTGGTGCGACGGAGGTCGATCATGAAGCGTTCACTCGGGTGGTTTCTTCCCTTCTTCGTCATCACCGTGGCATCAGGCGCCGCTCTGATCCTGTTGACGCCCGGCGCCGTCGACTCCGCGGCCTCTTCGCCGGTGTGGGCGATGTCAGCGCTCGGTGCAGTGTTCGCCGCCAGTGCGTTCGTCGCCTGGAAGGTACGCCCGGAACTGACGCCGGCGGAGTGAGCGACCTGCCGACGCACTGATCGCGGCGTCCAGTAGTCGACGACGGGCCGCGGTCTCGCCTGGGACGATCAGCGCCGAGCAGGAGACGGGGTCACTTGGATCAGCGGTTCGCGGCGGCAGTTACCGCCCCAGGCGAAAAGAACTGGCCCCACCGAGAACGTCGGTGGGGCCAGTTCGATCAGTCGCATGACGACCGTGGGATCAGCAGCGATGTGCGCCCTTTTGATAAGTGACGCACATCGGTTGCAGTTGGCTCAAGACCCTGCTGGGGTCAATGAACGCCGCTCCATCGTCGATTCGTCGCAGTAGTTGGCGCGGTGCGGATGCGTCGAGGATCAGACGAGCGTCACCATGAGCTCTTCCACGCGTGCCCTGATGTCGTCTCGGACGCCGCGAACAACGTCGATGGGTTGCCCGGCGGGGTCGGTGAGTTCCCAGTCCTCGTACCGCTTGCCGGGAAAGATCGGGCAAGCGTCGCCACAACCCATCGTGATCACGACGTCCGCGACACGTACGGCGTCGGTGGTGAGGATCTGCGGAACTGCGGCAGCGATGTCGATGCCTTCTTCGGCCATGACCTCGACCGCCGTGGGGTTCACGGACTCCCCAGGCGCGCTGCCTGCCGAGAAGACATCGATGCGGTCGCCCGCCAGGGCCCGCAAGTAGCCGGCGGCGATCTGGGATCGTCCGGCATTGTGGACACAAACGAACAGAACAGCGGGTTTGGCGGTGTCAGTCACGGTTCTTCGCGATCGGGATCAGACGGTGGTCGCGGTACGGCCGAGCTGGATCAGTTGTTTCGGCGGTGCACAGCATGCTCCCCCGAGGCTCGCTCCGGTGGAGTCGAACAAGCCGGCACCCCCGCACACCCCGGTGTCGGGGAGGACAAGCTCGACGCGTGCGGCGGCTTCGTAGTCTCCGGAGAGCTCAGCGATGACGGAACGTACCTGCTCATAGCCTGTCATCGCGAGGAACGTTGGGGCTCGCCCGTACGACTTCGCGCCGACGAGGTAGAAGTTCTTCTCCGGGTGGGCGAGATCTCGTGCGCCAGTGGCGGCGACCGACCCACACGAGTGAATGTTCGGGTCCACCTCGGCTGCGATCCGCGTGGGGGCTTCAAGCGTGGGATCCAGGCCCAAACGCAGCTCGGACAAGAAGGACAGGTCGGGACGGAACCCGGTAAGGATGGCGACGTGATCGGCAGCAGGAAGAGAACGCCCATCCTCGCTGGTAAGGACGACACGATCGCCGTCCTGGGATACGCGTTCGATCCGGAACCCGGTGACGAGATCAATCAGGCCGGCCTCGACGAACTCCTTTGCGGTCGAGCCGAGTCGACCGCGGGCGGGAAGCTCGTCTGCATCGCCTCCCCCGAATGTGTTGCCCACGGAGCCGCGCCGCAGCACCCAAGTGATCTTCGTGTCCGGCTCTCGGCGCGCAATACGCGCGAGCGCAATCACCGCCGTCACCGCCGAATGCCCGGAACCGACGACCACACTGTGCATACCCGCGTACTTCTTGCTTTCGCGATAGTCGGGAATCCGGTAGTCAAGAACATCGACCGCGGACTTCTCCCCCATGGCAGGCAACCCGTCCGCTCCGGCGGGATTGGGCGTCGACCACGTGCCCGACGCATCGATCACCGCACGCGCATCGAGCCGATACTCATCACCGCCCGCGTCGACGTGCACAGTGAACGGCTGTTCGTCCCGACCGGCATCCACGAGCCGGTCTCGCCCCCTCCGGGAGACGCCAACCACGCGCGAGCCGTACCGAATGCGATCACCAAGCACGGCTGAGAGCGGTGCAAGGTAGGCGCTGATCCATTGCGCACCGGTCGGGTATCCGGCGGTCGGAGCGGTCCATCCCGAGGGTTCGAGAAGACGCGCAGCCGCCTGGTCGACGAGCTCTCCCCACTCGGAGAACAGGCGCACGTGACCCCACTCCGACACGGCCGACGCTGCAGTCGCGCCAGCTTCGAGGACGACCACCGACTGCCCCCGCTCCACGAGATGCGCCGCGGCAGCGAGCCCCTGCGGACCCGCACCGATCACAACGACAGGAAGTTCGGCGGGCATGGCGTCCTCCATAGATCGACAACTATCAATGTGACAATGCTGTTCGACACATCGACAGATGTCAATACGACGTGAGACAATCGCATTATGACGATCGAGCTCCCACTGCTGAATCAGGAAGATTCGACGTGCTGCGCTCCCGCCACCGGTGCGGCGATTGCCTCTGACGACGCGGAGTACATCGCTCGCACGTTTAAAGCACTGAGCGACCCGACCCGCGTTCGTCTGCTGTCGATGATCGGCGCCACTCCCTCGGGAGAGGCATGTATCTGTGACCTCACCGCGCCTGTGGGACTATCGCAGCCCACGGTCTCCCACCACATGAAGCAACTCGTCGACGCGGGCCTCGTCGAGCGCGAGCAGCGCGGCCGCTGGGCCTACTTCCGACTAGTCGACGGAGCCCTCCAGCGCGCAATCGCTGACCTTCCTTTGTGAAGGCGTTGCGCTCCGGGGCCCCAGCCCGCCGTCATCGGTTCGGGGAAACGGCGAGCTGACCCGCCGAGATTGTGTCCGCCGAAACGACGAATCGCGCCGCCCGGTTCCTCAAGTTCTCACTTGGAAACCGGACGACGCGAGTCACGGTGTCGTATATGACGACCGTGGGATCAGTGGTACTGCCTTATCTATGTCGGGTGGCATCATCAATTCATGACCTCTGCGCCGCGTATCTACCGGTTCCGTGTAGAGGACCCCGCGACCGCGCCGAAGATGACGCCGCGGCAGCAGTCGTTCTACACCAAGCACTTCCTGCCCCGTTTCGACGCCGGCGATCCCATCGACGTCGGCAAGGAGGACGGCTACCGGTGGGTGCTGCTCCATGAGATCCTCACCCAGAGCCGGGCGGATCTTCCCGCGGCGATCGAACAGATGGCGCGACTGTCAGCGACCGGCTTCTCCCCTGCC from the Microbacterium ginsengiterrae genome contains:
- a CDS encoding flavodoxin family protein is translated as MDTQLTALMINCTLKPSPAESSSDVLGRQILSALAGHGVGVDSIRAVDHDIRPGVETDMGDGDEWPALRERVLDADIIVFMTPTWLGQHSSVAQRVLERLDAELSETDDEGRPILFDKVAIAGVVGNEDGAHHITGILYQSLSDVGFTIPAQGCVYWNGEAMQGTDYKDLPRTPDTVAQTTSTAAANAVHLAELLHERRYPSS
- a CDS encoding NYN domain-containing protein, with amino-acid sequence MPDPQDPRVAVYLDFDNIVISWYDRVHGRNAYSKDRQRIADDPHDPEVSARLKDAMIEVGAIIDYAASFGTLVLTRAYADWSSPVNAEYRSQLVARAVDLVQLFPAAAYAKNGADIRLAVDAVEDMFRLSDLTHVVLVAGDSDYVPLAQRCKRLGRYVIGVGVAGSTAKSLAAACDEFESYDSLPGVARPVSKKVAPAPSAEPEEDAPVKTRAASRSRAKKAPKSADVDTAQPTEQDEATALLQRALRLGHDKADADEWLHSSAVKTHMRRMDPSFSEKALGYRSFSDFLKSREQIAELEETGHERLVRLRES
- a CDS encoding aldo/keto reductase, translated to MRSVPFGSAEAPAVIAGMMRIIDKDDAQIRDLYQTARDAGIDFFDHADIYGGRMHACEERFGQALNLSGAERSEITLQTKCGIVPGKMFDFSYEHIITQVEGSLRALRTDYIDVLLLHRPDALVEPDEVARAFDELAAAGKVRAFGVSNHTPRQIDLLRTAVTQPLVANQLQLSITHAPMIAQPITMNMAGEQQSIERDGGGIVDYCRINGITVQAWSPFQAGFFNGVFLGNPDYPELNAVIDRLAEKYDVPPIAIATAWITRHPAKMQVVLGTTTPERVRDAAAGADVELTRPEWYELFLAAGHRLP
- a CDS encoding ATP-binding protein, which translates into the protein MTALTVGEVLEAPGTPARLDARKFNRHTFWCGQSGSGKTYALGVVLEQLLLETELPILILDPNADFVRLREPRATAAPEDAARWSELDMRVFRSGDSEGEGLHTRYVDLSPAAKAAVLQIDPIADAEEYNALLHLEEEAFGHGAATAAQFDAASMVRALRASGDPVRTRLANRMENLQVLEWDLWSRGSSSVVDVIAERPRATVLDLGGFDHPAEPRVAALAVLEQLWARREERRPILIVIDEAHNLCSPEPATAVERALTAQLIQIAAEGRKFGLWLFLSTQRPTKIHPNVLSQCDNLGLMRVNAPRDLAELAAVFGFAPEESIRRAKDFTQGQALFAGGFVGDPTVVQMGERLSEEAGGDVRVPLRS
- a CDS encoding GNAT family N-acetyltransferase encodes the protein MSFLHPPAPILLTGRLVELRPLDRAHLDGLVEAVSEGDLWQTAWYTSVPAPDGVADEIERRLALQEKGEMVPFTAVDHAGRILGMTSFYDLDDTVPRLHIGYTWNRPSAHGTGTNAESKLLLMTHAFETLGVFRVGLTTQWVNLQSRAAIERLGAKQDGVMRAMSRYRNGALRDSVEYSVIEPEWPAVKATLQARLARHS
- a CDS encoding PLDc N-terminal domain-containing protein produces the protein MPFLSLIVLALMIGALVDIIRRDDSQVKHLPKLVWVILVVLLPLIGGILWFALGREYAGGVTMPRMARGSGRPSRATPTAPQRAAPTDTRTTEQQIADLDREIEEWRLREEIAKRKREEG
- a CDS encoding epimerase — translated: MSAPSRLAVIGGGTGFLGTSLKKALEAEGYDVRVIGRTGPDARWDDPASVLRVVDGADLVVGLAGKSVDCRYTTANRDEILRSRVDTTRALSDAIAQSARPPAVWMNASSATVYRYALDRPQTEADEAVDTGFSPDVARTWEAELFRADLPATRRVALRTTIVLGDGPATRVFFRLARFGLGGPQFDGWWFPHRRYRGIGPHPTEPHQPMWVRSKGRQKFSWIHVDDFVGAIRFIRDTPSIHGAVNMSAPTQTDNRTLMATLRRVVGMPIGMPAWRFMLEPAMWVLRVEPELLLKSRWVAPQVLLDAGYRFAHPELEPALRAVRGEKVSSRAT
- a CDS encoding Gfo/Idh/MocA family protein — translated: MTELRWGILATGGIAHAFASDLRTAGLDLVAVGSRSQESADAFAAEFEIPRAHASYEALAADPDVDIIYVSTPHPMHHAGAKLALENGKHVLVEKAFTVNRAEAEELRQLAADRGLLVMEAMWTRYLPHMVRIREIIAEGTLGEIRVVTADHTQKISDDPAHRLNALELGGGALLDLGIYPISFIWDVLGAPETVTASARLADTGADAEVATIMTHAGGAVSTSVSSSRAAGPNAAAVIGTDARIEIDRVWYAPTSFRVVAPNGDVLESYESDIDGRGMQYQALAAERLVRDGILEGDILPIAESVAIMGTLDEIRAQIGVRYPSEEGLDA
- a CDS encoding DUF1214 domain-containing protein, producing MTIFPATVSFENFARIESERMFAGIAAAAGSSNVWNHFRVPTPVDAQTVIRMNRDTLYSAAIIDVSEGATITLPEAAGRYISIMLVNQDHFINRVLHDAGTYELTAADLGSDFVCAAARILVDPEDPADVAEVNRLQDLLALTSVRGQQFAPAPYDPDSFTQTRAALLVLAKGLSGLARCFGRREDVDPIRHLLGSASAWGGLPESEASYINVEPGLPVGEYTLSVGEVPVDGFWSVSLYNAEGYFEPNDLGAYSVNSVTGIPDEDGSISIRFGGDPAAPNHLPLTEGWNYLVRLYRPRPEVLDGTWSFPTISGR